The DNA region GAATTCTCCACCATGTAAACTATAGCATTTCACAGGATCCTGAGAGATCCTACACTGGGAAACAAAGTGGTTTTAAAGGACAACTGTTCGAAGTGAAAAGACAttatttggttggtttggggtttttaaaagtaaaataaaatggatttactcatttgctttgctgtccaaaatttctattttgcccttttctcccttttgttTAGGAAACTTAATGTTGTCTGCTGTCACTTCATCAGTTACAGAGTCATCTTCATCAGATTCTGAGTCATCTTCTGAAGTTAGCAACTCTTCATCTGTATCAGAATCACTCAGTTCAACTACAGCcacattctgaaaaaaaaccatctTGGTTTACATGTTATGTATActacatacatacacatatatatacacacacactaCAACACTTCTATCACTGGAGTAAAACAAGGTAAACACACTAAACAGCCTGCTACCATAAGAAAATCACAACCACCATAAAAAAGACTTTTGAGTTTTCCTAGGGTTTTACAAATATCATTAAGAGATTCATCAGTATTACTGGCCTAGGAAATCTAACGCCATATTTATATCACTATCAAAGACAGAACTTAGTCAATAGCTGAACTCAGATTGTCTAAATCAGGTATTTAAACTAACAAGCAGCAGGCAACAAAACTACTTTTCagtaaaaaattcaaaacatttaGTGTATAAGGGGTctttacaaaaatacaaacacatgtagatataaatattaatatactTTATATCTTAAAACGTAGTAGTATTCAGGGCACTACAACTACGCTAAAATAACTAGCAGTTTAAGCCACCAGAATTTCTTTTGAAGAGATCTCCTATATGCATATACAGACCCATAATTTTTGAGGTCTGCTTAGCCAGAAGGCATTTGGCTGGGTCATGCACATATATCACCttcaaaataaagttttctcATATAAGCATGTGGCTGCAGCACTTcagttaaaacagaaataaaatatttatgtgacTGTAAAGAAACAGACAGTTAGCAGCAACAAAGGATCATGACAACACTAGCAACTTTTCTAAATCCAAGATCTAGTCATTCCTAAAAATACCAACAGAGCAGAACTGAAAGCCAGTTATTACTCTTACACTAAAGCCTTCTGTTATGCCTTACTAGGCTTTATATTGTCCTGTTTCTAAACATAATCACCTAGATgacatttaaaatacaatttgtGACTTTTGATTCAGAGTTGTAGATTCAAAAGCATGTCTTATTCCAGTCTTAAACTACTTAATCGCCTGTGATTAAATTCCGCAAGTATGATGGTAAAGACTTCGCTTTATCTATCATATTACTCATTCTAAGATCAGAGAGTTATTTTAATCCCATCTAGATTgatgttaaaaaaatttatttaccATTTCTATAACTTCTTCTGTTTCACTGTCTAGATGTTCAATATCAAACTGATGAGTGGGTGCTGttaccatttttcttttgagcTCATCATTTGCCTGGGCCATCTGTGGTAAAAAGCTCTGTACTCGGTCCAAAACTGAAAAGATACATACATTTGTAAAGTCAAAGAGATGCTTGTTAGTGCTCACATTTATACCTCAGATATAAGCCTTTATAACAGATTCCATTTCAACTGTAATTTCCAGCTGTCTACAATTACTAAGTATAGACTGAAGGTCTCaaagaagatggaaaaattAGCTGCAGCAGATGCCATGATAGACTAATGAAAGGTCAACATAATTAACAAAAGAAAGTCTGAAATTAAGATGGTGGAAGAGAGATGGAAGCTCCAGGTTGAAGTATAAAGCACTTATCCTCTACAGCTCCAGTGGGAGTTCACAAGAATTTTAATGTAATCAATGGAAATTAGGAGAATCACACTCATAACCCTTCCTTGGAGGAAGACAATATTTTCACCTCCAGAATTTCTTCAAATAAACTCAAACTTCAAATAAATTTCAAACATCAATCTCAGTACATTGTTAGGACAACGGAGACAACAGATGTGAACAGCTGGCTGATTCAAATGGAATGCCCAGGAAATGTAACGTTACAGCACAGCATAAAGCCATCTGAGTCCAAGTTTCAGCCAATCACACATAGAGCAACAACATATTGACAATAATTCTATCCAATCATATGAAGCACACGTAACTGTAGTTAACACAATAGAGACTTATTCTTTAACACAATGGCTTGCTTATGagagacaaagcacagaaaCTCATTCATATTAACCTTCTAcagatatacattaaataaactTGTTGCAACCTAAAAGGGCAAATCATAGAGGCTTATTGTTCTATTTCTCACGTCTGCTCTACAGCCTAGAAAACTTTTCCTGCTGCATTAGCACTGTTCACCAATCTGTTGCCTGAGGCTTGtcttttttaccattttctcAAAACCTTCTAATTTTATGGATCTCAACAATGCAGATGAGCCAAACActagttttctttctttaagaaGAGGTACTATTTCAGGTGAGCTCCACAAAGATCTAACAGTTATAATCTATCTTTGAAACACTGTCATTTTTGAAGAGACTTTTATCCAACAAAGAATTTGATGTAACAATCTTTTCAAATTTCAGATCAATCATAAAACATAAAGTAATTTGACAGGAgtcctttttaaattaaatgctttaaTACAACAAATATATCATACTGAGAAATTACTTCTAAAAAAGagcccccccccaaaaaatcttcTAAAAAAGATATTGGGGAAGAACAATCTTTAGAGTTGTAACGCCAGCATTGCAAAATCTAATTTTGCAGCAGCAGTTAGGTGACTCACCAGTGGGACATGGAACTGTAATGGGAGGAGGATCAACCACCTCTAGAAACTGAACACAAAGGCTTCTCCCTTTTCAAGGAAAGCGCCAAAGCAAACGTTGTGTCACAAATGTTATGTACTACTTGACACAGTACAAGGGACAAGCACTTACCATTGCTCCTTGGCAACTTAACCGTCTGTAAAGTTGTGGCCTTCTTGCTGCTACATTTTGAATTAATCAGCAAAATGTCTTCCAGccctgcaaacaaacaaatgagtATTGAAATGCTTAAGCTGACAAGTTCTCCATAATTGCCAtcagcttttcctgctcttggaAGAAATACAGGCCTACACAGGCCAGGGCTCTCAGTCTGCAGGTCACCTTTCATACACTCCTTGAGTTTAAGCTAAAGTTCCTTAAGCTGTTTTTGAGACAAATTTTGATTAAGCTACAGTTATAGCAATTAGAAAAACAACCTCTAAttcccctctgcagggcagggtgaggtGGGAGCTGAGGCGTGCCAGTCGCACTGATTTAAATCCCGGTGCCAATGACCTCTGCTAACcgtgggcagcagcagcgccggaAAACCCGAACGCGTGCCAGGGAATTGGGCATTAATTATTCTTATTATCCTTATGACCATCAACGAAGCCATCCGCCCGGTATCATTAATTAAAGCGCAGCGTTCTgtctttttaacttttttctttgtcctCAGAAAAACGTCGTTACGACTTCCCATAGCTTAAAGTGGATTTCCCCGCATTACCCCTCCCCGGGAGAGCAGCTCTTCAACACACGCGGGACGCAATCACCAGTGGGTCACCGGCGGCCCGATGAGCCCCTCCCTCGGGCTACCTGGGAGCCCCCGCTGGCTGCAGGCCGGTGCCGGACTCACCTGGTCGGTGCCTCACGTCCAGCAGCTCCCGGAccgctgccggccccgccgcgccgccgggCCCCGCCATGCGCCCGCCCACACGGAAGTGGAGCGACTCGCGCGCTCGGCGACGGCTCGCCCCCTGCTGGGCGGGAGGAGCAGCGGCGCTGCCGCCCGCGCGcgacagcggggacagcgctCCGTGGGGAGATCGTCGTGACACGGACTGAACCTCCTGAAACACAACAAGAGCAAAGGCTCGAGGGGCACCGCTGTCCTGGCGTGCATTTGGAAGGGCATAGCCAGCAGGTCAAGGTTGGTggtcctgctcctctgcttagccctggtgaggcacatttggagggctgtgtccagttctgcgCTCCTCAGGACGAGAGGGATATGGAGCTCCCTGAGCAGGCCCAGCGAAGGCAACAACGGTGATTAAGGAACTGAAGCATCTCTTTAAGAGGaagggctgaggcagctggaggCCTGTTTAGCTTTGAGAAGAGATGACTGAGAGGAGATTTCATCAGTGGCAAGAGTGACAAGAGGATGGAGCCTGGCTCTTCTTGGTGCTACCAAGCAACAGGACGAGAGGCAagaggcagaaactgatgcccaggaagttccacctgaacatgaggaggaccttctttactgtgcaggtgaccACACACTAGAACAGTTGCCCAGACACATTGTAGAGTCCCCCAtactggagatattcaagaactgTTTGGACATAATTTTGTGCAAACCCTGCCTAAGCAGGtaggttggaccagatgattcactatggtcccttccaaactgattgattctgtgatttgggaCAAAAAGTCCATCCCAACACCATGTCGAACCAATCTACCAGCAGGTAACATCACCTGAACACCTGCCAGTAGCTGCTTGTCTCTCAAAACTCtcccattttcattttcagaatttGATAAATgaacataaaattaaatatcagAGCCTGAGGGAGTTTTAATCATCCTTAGGAAAAGAAACTTACACAACCACCAAGTTCAGATGACACTAACAGCCTGTTAGTCAGGATTTCTTCTGCAATCTCTGTCCTTATCTATCCTTATCGGTTCTGCAGTTTCTGTCCTTTCACATCTAGACAATGTgaaaactgcaaaaagaaaactgaatggTTCATAAGAAACAAGACAGGAAGTCCAAGatgaaaatgagaataaatAGTAATCAGGTAAGTGGTGATTATAGGCCCTCATTGCAAAGGACAGAGGAAAATGAcgaaggaaaaaacccaaccacacAACCACCCAGATCCCAGTATCTTGGAATTAACATGAGTAAGAAGCAAACCTCTGCAAGGCCTCAAGCAAGAGACCACCCTGCTGTTTTCCTGACAGACTGTCCCAAACAAGTGTCCTCTGCCACTTCCCCAGCCCATCCACAGTGTCAGGTGCATTCCACCGAATTTGCTACCTGCACCTTTTCTTCCTCAGCTGCACTCCAGAATTTCtatttcccaaaaaattcctATTGCTAGCTTTAATAACTGAAAAATCTTGAAGACTGAGTTTTTTGCCCTGGGCCTCAAAAGTGAATTTCTGAATTTGTACACAACCCAAAATAATAGTGTGTGAACTTCAAACAATATATTTCATCCATGGGTATGATGTGATTTCCATGGAAGGTGGGGCATAATGCTGTCAAGGAACCTGTAGTAGTGAGTGATGAAATGATTGCCCAAGATAACCAGACAAGCAATTAGAAAAGCCAGAAACAGCACCCTCAGGTGCTATTGCCAAACCTCAGATTTACAGTCTCACCTGTTGGCAACATAGGCAGATGTGATCTTCATCTGATTTGTAGGGTAGCCCAACTAAGTATCCAAGCTGTGTAACACCTGAGCTCACACAGGCCATGGATATATAGGTTTGGTACTAGGGTAGGGAAGTTATGGTATCTGCAGCCCAAATCCCCAATACATACAGGCTTGAGACAGCCAAATTATTAGCTCTGAAGTTTGGGCTGCTTCATTCATTTAAGGTGGTATTTATGTGAATGTTCAAGCTGATCTTGTATGTTTGACTCTCGTAGTGCAGAATGTTTTGGCCCCAGTCCTGCGAATACATTTCACCACCACAACTAGCTCCAGTTTATGGCAGACACTTGGTGACTTGCCAgtacttttttctctctgtagacaggaaaagaaatgctgtgGGCTTGGCTGTTGTCACCATCATTAAATCTTCTCTTTTTatcctctttcttcctttcctcccttttacCTTCCAGTTAAGGCATCCTCACCACTTCAAAGTGTTGAGCAACAACTGAGGAATAATAATAGTATTGATAATAAATGCACAAATTTAGCTGGCTTGACCATTTCAATGCATTAATGTAAAGTGTTAATATTAAGTGTTTTGCAAAACAGGAGTCCAGCAAGGCCTTGGCTTCATACTTAGTTAAACAGAGGCAGCTGATGTCAAGGGAGGAAATTGTAGACTTACATGCTGTTTGCAGGATGTAGAGTCCAGTTGGGCAAGAACAAGGATATTCCAACTGACCCAAACACTTTACAGAATTGGATTCTTGGGGAAGCTGCTTTTTGCCAACTGGCAGGAAAGAGAGCAAATGTTCTGGTAACTGGCAATCAGGAGGCAGTACACAACGGCGTCTCCTGTGCTACGGCCAAGAAAGCTTCTGCGAGTGGAAGCAAAGGCACTGCCGCCGCCGGCGCTGCCCGGGGAGCGGTCTGGCGCCCCATTCCCCAGCGCTTTGTTTTCCTGGCTGCGGGGCACCAGCCGGGCCCTTGCGGGGGCAGAGAGGCGGGGGTGCAGCTTCGTCCCCCGCTACCGCCGGGGGGCCGGCAGGACCAGTGACAAGGGGACTCAGGCGGGCTCGCAGTGCGGGCAGCGGGGATTCGCCCCgggggccaggctgggagcgACCATGGCCACGgagccccatcccatccatccccatccctctccGTCCCGTCCCGCCCCACGGGCGACGCGGGCTGGCGGCGCTCGGCTCctccctcccccgcccagcggcGGCTCGGAGCGGCCGGTGGTGGCGGCGGCTCTGCGCATCACCGGCCACATCATCGCGGGGGCCGCCCGCTTCCGCGCCTGCTCAGTGGCGGCGGCGCTTACCTGGCGCGGAGCTGTCACTGCCGACGGCTGTTCCCGCTCCGCCGCAGCGATGGAGCGCAACCCCGCCACACTGCCGGCACCACTCTCGCCCAGGTGAGGGGAGGGAGCGGCCCGAGGGGGCGGCGCGGGGAGCgagggcagcggggctgggcggGCCGGGGACCTGCCGCCTCGAGCCGGGGGTGGTGGCGGGGGCCGCGGGTGAGAAAGTTTCCTGGCCAGTGGTGGGCCCCCGAGCGCCACGCTGGTCCGCCCCGATGCCGGGGTGCCCAGAGcgcccagggctggggggcactCGTTGCCACCTGCCTCCCGCCCCGGCCGGCGTTCCCGGATGCCGCGGGGCTCGCTCTCCCCGTGCTGCGGGCCCCGACGCTCCCGCCCGCCCTTCTCCCGCACCCCCAGCTGCCCCCCGGCGCCGGGCGGGCTCCGCTGCTCGCCGGCGGGCCGGTACCCTGCTCTCCTCAGGGCCCCGCAGCGCGTTTCATCATGTGCGCGTAATTATTCACTGCTCCAGGTAGCCGGGACAATgatccttttcttctgtttctctgtgcCTGCATAAGACCTGCCCAACACTCCCAGTAGCCCCTATTCCTTGGCACTCTTTAAATCCGTATGTACAGACAGTTCTGGTCCCACCTTTGCACCCATAAAAATGTGCCAGATGGTCACTGCATATGCGTCACTAGACAAGCATGGAACCTGTACCTGAACAGCACGCGTATAGACTTCAACGACCATCTATTTTTTGTTAACAAATGTTATTTAATGTGTAATTAAGCGTAATTAACGTGTGATAGCACATTTATTCTCTTTCCATACTTTTCTGCTAAAACATAGAAGCTTTTTGTGATTTATTCTGCTTTACTTTCTATGCTCTCATTAATTCTCAGTTAACTTCAGGTTGTAGCTATTTCTGTAGTTTCACTGAATGTTATTATTTCTGCCTCCCCTGGCCCACTGTCCAGGATGTAGTTGAGTGTCTTCTTCACTCACATTTGAATCTAGGTTATAGACCACACTACAGTATGTGGATCATATAAAATAAGATAATTGTTTAGTCTTGAGGAAGAGTCCTAGCAATGTTTAGAATACATGCCTAGTTATCCTCACTTTACCAGTTTAGTAATGTGGGTAAAAAGCTGAGAGCAGATAGGATGACCCGTTTTCGCAGCAGTCCCTACATCTACTGCCCTAAAGAGATTGTGAAACTGGATCCGTAAATACTGTAGTATGCCTGGTAGATacttcaggaggaaaaataacagtgtataattttcttttcaaatatctGTACTATATATCCACAAAAGCAGTAGGAAGTCTGTATCCTAGTGCCTGAGTTAATAAGTAATTAATCTCTCCTTGGTGATGACAGTAGAGACCTGTAATCAGGATCCCAAAGTGTAGTTAGGATTCATCCTGGTAAGTACTTATTGGTTACTTAATCTAGAGGACTGCATTAACCCCACCTGCTTTTGATGGTCTGAAGGATGTGATTTGCCTACTATTTTTCATGCTGGTATTCCATTTGTGTCATTTTATAACCAACCACATTTCACAGCCTTGCTGTTGTGTTTTGACTCTGTTTTGATCTTTTCTAGATGACTTGCCTTAAAAGTGCAGAGTCAAACCAAGtctttttctctcagttgcttttctcttcctccGGGCTAAAATTGAAAGCTGTTGTGTAAAGGAAGTGGAATGCAGCAGTCTCAAACTTGTCTGAAAACTGAGCCTGAGGGTGGCAGATCATTCAGTGCCTTACTGTCAAGAAGGCATCTGGCAGTTCTCcagtctgtttttttcctcttgttatttgtttcttttgctgttAATTTAACCAGCAACTGCCATACAATAAACACAGTGTTAACCAGTTTACTGCATAGTACTTAAAAATGGTACGTAATGTTCTTATATCTGTCTTGCATGCAACATTTGTTGATTTTCAGCATGTTTTGCAGCCTTGTACACGCTATCCTCAATATCTGGTGTAAGTAATCTTAGCCCAGTGTACCACATTGGTTTCCGGGTTCTGTGGAATGGTTGGTGATAATACAGCCTGTTTACTCTCTGTAATGCTGAGGTGATACGATGTAGCATTCCCATTCTACTGATAGGCCCACTACACTAATATAAATGATTAGCCATGGCTGTGATAAGGGTGTCAGTGTGATACTGACACTTGTATTTATAGATATGACAATAGTGGACAGGAGGCCATGCAGATCCCTGTATCACCTGTTTTCTGAACTTAAAGAATGCCCCCAAACCCTCATATTTCCAGCTTTACAGAATCTCAGAATTGCCGAGGTCAGAAGGAATCTCAGGAAATTTTCTATTCAGCCACGTCTGCTCAGTGTAGGGTCAAGAAGAGCAGGTTTCTTGGGACCATGTCCACTTTGGTTTCAAATATCACCAAGGATGGAGTTTTCAGAACTTTTTTGAACCTGTGTTCAGCCACTGTCATGGTTAAAACCCCCAGCTTTTTCTTATATTCAAATGCCATTTCCATTGTTTCAGTTGGTGCCTTCTACCTCTCATCCTTTCAGTGAGAGGAGTCTGGTTTCATCTCTGAAGACACAAAGACAGTCTTTCATGCCAAGGAATAATCCAGCTTCATCTTTGCTTATTATGGCAAATTGttaaatttcagtgttttgttaGCGTTTCGTATTACTTTCCTGAATCCTTTTCCAAGGCTTGTTCTTGTCCTGAGAGGCATTTCTCAGACAGGTATGTTTACAGAATTGTATTTTATTGTGGTCTGCCTGGAAGTGCAGTGTAGAGATTATTAATGCTGTAAAAAAATGTTGGCAACTTTTAGGAAAAACAGGTTTCAGCTGTGGTGTGATTAGCTTTGGGTCCCATGAAAGCCCTCAGAATTACTTAGATAGATGTtatcttttggttttgttagccaagctctgaaaaaaaatcagaaatttccCTCAACCTAAACTTTGGTAAGTATTTGTTTTAGCCTGTCAAAATGTTTACTCTACAGAAATTTCATGCTTgattcttcctccttcccctttttttgAAGGTTCTTAAAAGGTCACCATGATTTATTGTGTTCACGCTTTAAATGAATTGTTGGCAGTCTAATATTTTTCTGATCAAATTTAGCTGTAGAATCTGGTCCCTTAATCCTGCTAATGCTAGATGTTCTTTAAACCAAGGGGAAGTAAAGAAGAagcattttctttcccatgCTCTTGAGAACAGCATTATAGATCTGTCTGGAACAATGTGGACAATTCTTTGAGCAATAGTGATGAGAGTTCTTTGAGCTTCTTCCTGAACAGTTGAATATTTTTGGTCATGTGGTCTTTCTCAAATGAAGCAAGCCAACCAAAGGTGGAGGATAGAAAAATGTCATAATGATCAGGTGTTCAGTTTCACAGCTCAAGTACCTGAGATCTTTCTAAAGCAGCTTTGCATTTGCAAAAGTCAGCATCTCTTCCATTTTGTGGTCCTGTTTTCTACagcatttatttcttcctgtccATCATGTACACTGTCTCCAtgtgtgttttttaaattgctgCATGCATTGTATTAACTCTTATGGGTAAAATTGGCTTGCTCTCTTTTGGATTGCCAAGTGTTTAATTTTTCAGGAACACATTTTCAATGAATGGCAGGGTATGGCTGCATTTGCTATTTGTTTAGGTTTACAGAactatttgtttttgtttgtgtatGCTTGCAGGACTGAGAGAAAGAGGTGGGTAGTACATAGGAATTGTTATTTGCTATGAAATAtatgaaggaaaagaagaagctATTGAAAGTAGATACCTGGGAAACAATATGGAAGAGGGAATAATTGTTTTCATAGTTTGGGCATAACTCATTATTTTGTCTGTAGGGACAAAGACAAGGTGTCCTTTCATTTAATATGTAATATGCCAGCTATGATAAATCTGAGGCTAATTCCTGACTTCTGAAAGGATCtttgtctctttcttttctttcttttttttttttttcagtacttcATCTTTTTCTGTAACCTCCAGATTATATGTCAAGGAACCAGAACCACTTATCTCCTCTTCCTACAGAGACCAGGAAAGagatttttgagattttaactgctttttcttcatattAATTACTCAAGCAGAGCTTGCTTTTTTAGCTCCCATATCTTTTCTAGACAACACGACAACATAGGCATTTTTCTTGTCAATGATAAAGCTTCTCAGGAAGTTCTTGTTCTTCCTTAGTACAACACGAACAAAATGGTTTCCTGCATCTTGTGGGTACAAAATACCCCTGAAAATACAGCAATTATTAGCATCTTGTAACTTAGGATGAAAATATTGCACCAGATGACATTTGGAAAATCATTTTTGTTGGAACACATGTTTAGAAATGAGTTACATTTAGTTACATTTAGAAGGGTTTGTAGTTATCTTCTCTCTGTATACTCTGAAGGAACTATTACTCTTTCCTGTATGTTGTACTATACAAtacttttccaacctaaacaattttATGGTTCTATGGTTTTCAGTTTATCTTCTTAAGTTctcattttccagcttttatcACTAAGTTCCCATATTGTCATTCTAAGTCTTTGTGGTAGGAAAAACATAAAAGGCTGTCATCCAAACTGCTTTGTACTACTGAATTACTAGCCATCCGCACTAGCCCTTCCTCCATTTGGAACTTGACCAAAtaatgtttgtttcctttttttttcccttttaaatatGATTTCTATTTCTTAATACTTACTTATATTAAATGAAACCGCAATCTTATCAAAGGATTcatttctcaaaaaaaccctaataaaatataaacattttaaaggaGAACCATCTATATGCTAAAAAAGATATGGATAATTAACCCAAATATTTTTGACCAGAGTTCCAGAGCAGTGAATAATTTCCATGAGTCACTGGTCTAGCACTTTGGTGATGTGAATGGCAGACATATGGGAGAAACTGCAGTGAGCCAGACTCTGCATTGCTAAAGCTGTCAGAAAATTTTCTCAATGCATTTTCCTGGGAGTGAAGTGAAATCcttcaatttcttctttttctggctTTCTGTAGCACTTAACAGAGCACCATTTTGACCTGTGGTTAGAGCTGCTCCAGGATAGCAgctacagtttttttttttttattcctaattAAAGTGTATGGAAACCAGAATTGAGGCCTAGGAGTTTTTT from Ammospiza nelsoni isolate bAmmNel1 chromosome 5, bAmmNel1.pri, whole genome shotgun sequence includes:
- the NOPCHAP1 gene encoding NOP protein chaperone 1, with protein sequence MAGPGGAAGPAAVRELLDVRHRPGLEDILLINSKCSSKKATTLQTVKLPRSNVLDRVQSFLPQMAQANDELKRKMVTAPTHQFDIEHLDSETEEVIEMNVAVVELSDSDTDEELLTSEDDSESDEDDSVTDEVTADNIKFPKQKGEKGKIEILDSKANE